From Paenibacillus graminis, a single genomic window includes:
- a CDS encoding helix-turn-helix transcriptional regulator, producing the protein MNLFETVKQWFWYDWIMFIFRLILSISLMFTTVQFHAQISLPLWALIFWQIFAFSVPWLCLQLNYKYYLLTEIVFSGGLCLYLSSLFPEAYLAFLTYAFLIAVNSARQSYRWTGPVTILLLPVLINLLSHQSNYFIMMLQIGLAYAIGFAFHLLVVNHRQSETIREQNTVLQQYFSQIERITLAEERDRLSKDLHDTIGHSYTSIIMGLETLRPELSTEAGKQKVSSLLNLARKSLKEVRGYLHQIESPQETLPMLQSLQQLVEDFQAQAKVNVHFRTFGEEYPLPKLAKMAFYRCLQESLTNAVRHGESTEITATLKFEQRQARLEIQDNGKGMEKWQDGFGLNAMKERAMNLQGQVSVYSEPGEGTLVTCTLPRQVELSDEVIRLLIVDDQPFIRESLRAILEGHKDLKVTGLSEDGLQAIEGCEQNQPQVVLMDLDMPHMDGISASKIIKQKWPHIRILILTTFQDTEQALEVLRSGADGYLLKSIEPRELAETIRLVYRGGTLIDQEMSHKLFEKLEIDKNGTGVLKPKTTENFDLTSREIEILQLVCKGLRYKTIASKLYLSDGTVRNYASAVYMKLGVRNREEAVQKAMEAGFHV; encoded by the coding sequence ATGAACTTGTTTGAAACGGTAAAACAGTGGTTCTGGTACGACTGGATCATGTTCATATTTCGGCTTATTCTTAGTATTTCTCTCATGTTCACAACCGTACAATTCCATGCTCAGATATCCCTGCCTCTTTGGGCTTTGATTTTTTGGCAGATTTTCGCTTTCTCTGTTCCCTGGCTTTGTTTGCAGCTCAACTATAAGTATTATCTGCTTACCGAAATTGTTTTTTCGGGCGGACTATGCTTGTATTTATCATCTTTGTTTCCAGAAGCTTATCTCGCATTTCTGACCTATGCTTTCCTGATTGCGGTGAATAGCGCCCGTCAATCCTATCGTTGGACAGGGCCCGTAACAATCCTGCTCTTGCCGGTTTTGATAAATCTGTTATCTCATCAGAGCAATTATTTCATCATGATGCTTCAAATCGGACTCGCTTATGCCATTGGCTTCGCCTTTCATTTGCTGGTGGTCAATCATCGGCAGAGTGAAACCATCCGGGAACAGAATACGGTCCTACAACAGTATTTTTCCCAAATTGAACGCATCACGCTAGCGGAAGAACGGGACCGGCTGTCCAAGGATCTCCACGATACCATTGGACATTCCTATACTTCTATCATCATGGGATTAGAAACCTTGCGTCCTGAACTTTCTACAGAGGCTGGGAAACAGAAGGTCAGCTCTTTATTGAATCTAGCCCGCAAAAGTTTAAAAGAAGTCAGAGGATACTTGCATCAAATAGAATCCCCGCAGGAGACACTTCCGATGCTGCAATCGTTGCAGCAATTAGTAGAAGATTTCCAGGCCCAAGCAAAAGTAAACGTTCACTTCCGAACCTTTGGAGAGGAATACCCGCTACCCAAGCTGGCCAAGATGGCATTCTATCGTTGCCTGCAGGAATCGTTAACTAACGCCGTCCGGCATGGAGAGTCGACGGAAATTACCGCTACGCTGAAATTTGAGCAGCGGCAGGCTAGACTGGAAATACAGGACAACGGTAAAGGAATGGAGAAATGGCAGGATGGCTTTGGCTTGAACGCGATGAAAGAGAGGGCCATGAATCTACAAGGGCAAGTGTCTGTTTATTCCGAGCCTGGGGAAGGGACGCTCGTGACCTGCACATTGCCAAGGCAAGTGGAATTATCAGACGAGGTGATTCGCTTATTGATTGTGGATGACCAACCCTTCATCAGGGAAAGCCTACGGGCCATTCTGGAGGGGCACAAGGATCTGAAAGTGACCGGATTGTCTGAGGATGGCTTACAAGCCATTGAGGGATGTGAGCAGAATCAGCCCCAGGTGGTACTCATGGATTTGGACATGCCCCATATGGATGGAATTTCAGCATCCAAAATCATTAAACAAAAATGGCCGCATATTCGAATTCTAATTCTAACCACGTTTCAGGATACTGAACAGGCCCTTGAAGTTCTGCGAAGCGGAGCAGATGGCTACTTATTGAAATCTATTGAACCGCGCGAACTTGCTGAAACTATTCGGCTTGTCTATCGCGGGGGCACACTGATTGATCAAGAGATGTCGCATAAATTGTTTGAGAAGCTCGAAATAGACAAGAACGGAACCGGAGTGCTGAAACCAAAAACTACGGAGAACTTCGACCTGACTTCAAGGGAAATAGAAATATTACAGCTTGTTTGCAAAGGTCTACGCTATAAAACCATCGCCTCCAAAT
- a CDS encoding sensor domain-containing protein: MHKPIRCFFQNGYFLLLTFATGLFYFCFYLVTLTLGIGLSFTVAGIPLLTQVLRTTLTFVQYERIQTKIYTDITTQPYERRIRTEQSLWAQAKEELMDTRNWTAICWLMLKFWIGLLSLLSVALLCVMPLLLMLTPLFLPIFDIRLFGIQIDTFIQSLFIMAIGVIFTFISSWLLNILVRLIGGYTRQMTKRLNR, translated from the coding sequence ATGCATAAACCGATCCGCTGCTTTTTTCAAAATGGGTACTTCTTATTGCTCACTTTTGCTACAGGATTATTTTACTTTTGCTTTTACTTGGTTACTCTGACATTAGGCATAGGCCTTTCTTTTACAGTCGCAGGCATTCCCCTGCTCACACAAGTATTGCGGACCACGCTAACCTTCGTGCAATACGAACGTATACAAACGAAGATCTACACCGATATCACCACTCAGCCTTACGAACGGAGAATAAGAACAGAGCAATCTTTATGGGCACAAGCTAAAGAGGAACTTATGGATACACGTAACTGGACCGCGATCTGCTGGTTGATGTTGAAGTTTTGGATTGGTCTTCTGTCTCTCCTAAGTGTTGCTTTGCTCTGTGTGATGCCTCTTTTGTTAATGCTTACTCCGCTGTTCTTACCTATCTTTGATATCCGCCTTTTTGGGATACAGATAGATACCTTCATACAATCACTTTTTATTATGGCTATAGGGGTTATTTTTACTTTTATAAGTTCCTGGCTGTTAAATATCTTGGTTCGTCTAATCGGCGGTTACACGCGTCAGATGACAAAAAGATTAAACCGGTAG
- a CDS encoding serine hydrolase, with translation MRKAIRNTSLAVLLLSASIVTACTAADGAAASDQKSTEKVSLEGPKDSKEVEAFANSVFADSMKKFNTVGSNFVVVKEGKVLVSKGYGYADREKKIPVDKDTVFQIGSVTKSFTALAAMQLVDQGKIDLKHDIQEYLGGMKVPNKTGKPLTMYDLLTYTSGVDLPDIVTDFSVEYLNKDIPMKGYLNKNMPTVVRPPGEAYTYDNFGYMLAGYAVENVSGMPYSQYMEKNVFKPLGMNKTSVRLTPEVLSHMAAHYGPSGELQPAMGFAPSEKPEGSMTSTGEDMAKYLIMHLNKGEFEGKEIVSKKSIDLMHTYQFYADPTIPITTVGFEGYYSNVMNGQHVILKGGNVPGHSSLIAILPEKNTAFYLSYNNDSMMSLDVYEAFMNHYFPKTVKAQPSTYSKISKQAAQAYIGLYKNTRLYGVRTKISYADGNLLMETGTTGKHTLKMVHPLLFEDEAGNKMAFKKDKSGDITYFYYTNPKGVDFVAYAQKVKMKPAFSDVPNDSVYKSYIDNLNRLDIMGAKSGNRFDPKGKMTQGEFADVLLRAHGMHTFPDEFRENKKRMIAGIPSYQPKSLITRQMAAVMIQNLKHAAPGTNVKLSGKTDLWAVDAIAALVSQGIVDPDTKINPNQTVDFRSTQTLSRQEASALLDKAFGYYTLPIKP, from the coding sequence ATGAGAAAAGCAATCCGCAATACCAGTCTTGCAGTTCTGCTATTATCTGCGAGTATCGTTACAGCTTGTACAGCCGCTGATGGTGCAGCTGCATCAGATCAGAAATCAACAGAGAAAGTCAGCTTGGAAGGGCCAAAAGATTCAAAGGAAGTAGAGGCGTTCGCTAATTCTGTATTTGCGGATAGTATGAAGAAATTCAATACCGTCGGCTCCAATTTTGTAGTCGTTAAGGAAGGGAAAGTGCTTGTAAGTAAAGGTTACGGTTATGCCGATAGAGAAAAGAAGATACCAGTCGACAAAGACACTGTTTTCCAAATCGGATCTGTTACCAAGTCTTTTACAGCATTGGCGGCTATGCAGCTTGTCGATCAAGGGAAAATCGATCTTAAGCATGATATCCAAGAATATCTCGGTGGAATGAAGGTGCCAAACAAAACGGGAAAACCGCTGACGATGTATGATCTGCTAACCTATACGAGCGGGGTGGACTTACCGGATATCGTTACTGATTTTTCGGTAGAGTATTTGAATAAGGACATTCCAATGAAGGGGTATCTTAATAAGAATATGCCGACCGTGGTAAGACCTCCGGGAGAAGCCTATACGTATGACAATTTTGGTTATATGTTGGCGGGATATGCGGTAGAGAACGTAAGCGGCATGCCTTATTCTCAATATATGGAGAAAAATGTATTCAAACCGTTAGGGATGAACAAGACCAGTGTTAGATTAACTCCTGAGGTATTATCCCATATGGCTGCACACTATGGACCGAGTGGTGAGCTTCAGCCGGCAATGGGATTTGCGCCGTCCGAGAAACCTGAGGGAAGTATGACTTCAACAGGGGAAGATATGGCCAAGTACTTGATTATGCACTTAAACAAAGGAGAATTTGAAGGCAAAGAGATCGTCAGCAAAAAAAGCATCGATTTGATGCATACCTATCAATTTTACGCTGATCCTACAATTCCTATCACAACCGTTGGATTTGAAGGGTATTACAGCAATGTGATGAATGGCCAGCATGTAATCCTCAAGGGAGGAAATGTTCCGGGTCATTCCTCTTTAATTGCTATTTTGCCAGAGAAGAATACTGCTTTTTACTTGTCTTACAATAATGATTCAATGATGAGTTTAGATGTGTACGAGGCATTTATGAATCACTATTTTCCTAAGACTGTAAAAGCGCAGCCATCCACCTATTCGAAAATAAGCAAGCAAGCAGCCCAAGCTTATATTGGATTATACAAAAACACACGTTTATATGGGGTAAGGACTAAAATTTCTTATGCGGACGGGAATTTGTTGATGGAAACGGGGACTACAGGCAAGCATACGCTGAAAATGGTTCATCCGCTTCTATTTGAAGATGAAGCCGGCAACAAAATGGCATTCAAGAAAGATAAATCCGGCGATATCACCTATTTCTATTATACGAATCCCAAAGGAGTAGATTTCGTTGCTTACGCCCAAAAAGTAAAGATGAAACCTGCATTTTCCGATGTGCCCAATGACAGTGTATATAAATCGTATATTGATAATCTCAACAGATTAGACATTATGGGAGCCAAGTCAGGTAACCGCTTTGATCCAAAAGGAAAGATGACACAGGGAGAATTTGCGGATGTATTGCTGCGCGCCCATGGCATGCATACGTTTCCGGATGAATTTCGTGAAAATAAGAAACGGATGATAGCGGGAATCCCTAGTTATCAGCCAAAGTCCTTAATTACAAGACAAATGGCGGCAGTTATGATTCAAAATCTTAAGCATGCAGCGCCTGGAACGAATGTTAAACTAAGCGGCAAAACGGATTTATGGGCGGTTGATGCTATCGCTGCGCTTGTTTCTCAAGGCATTGTAGACCCGGATACAAAGATTAATCCGAATCAGACTGTTGATTTCCGGTCCACACAAACTTTGAGCCGCCAAGAAGCCAGCGCGCTGCTTGATAAAGCTTTCGGTTACTACACCTTACCAATTAAACCCTGA